From [Chlorobium] sp. 445:
TAGTTGCCCTAACGCTTGAAAGAGCGCAAATGTGCGTACTGAAAATTAACAAAGGATTTGAAAAAACAAACGGACTTTGAAAAATTATGGCGCACTTTTGCTTATGAGCGCGCGGACTTTTTTTTAGATCTTCTGCTGTATCGACAGCTTGTGAATCGTGTGTTGTCAAAGCGCATTTAATCGCATACCCGTTTTCCAACAGCCGCAATTGCTCTAACCCCTCAATCTGCTCCAGCCTTGACGGACGCAAGCGGCTGAAGGCATGTAGCGTTTTGCGCGTGTAGGCATAAATTCCGATGTGCTTATAGAATTTTGCGTGTGCCATCACATGGCGCGGATAAGGAATTGCGCTGCGTGAAAAGTATAGTGCGTAACCATCTTTGTCCAGTACGACTTTGACGACACTGGGATTGTTCAGGAGCGTATTATCTCTGATTACCTTCACAAGTGTTGCACAGTCTGGCATCGGTGAAACAAGCATCTGTGCAATGACTTGGTCAATCATCTTTGGGTGAATGAGCGGTTCATCGCCTTGCACATTGACGATAATCTCCGCATTGAGTTCTGCTGCAAGAAATGCGACTCTATCCGAACCGCTTTTGAGACGCTTCGGTGTTAAGCGCACCTCACAGCCAAATGGAGACACCGCTTCAAGGATTTTTTTATCATCTACTGCCAGCACAACGGTGTCAGCTAGCTTTGCTTGCTTTGCGCGCTGATATGTGTGCACCACCAGCGGTTTGCCTGCCAGATCGGCAAGCATTTTTTCAGGTAAGCGTGTGGAGCGCAGGCGAGCGGGAATGACAATGGCAACTTTATGTTTCATTGCAAGGACTCGAGCAGAATTGTAACAGGACCATCGTTGATGAGTTCCACTTGCATTGCCGCACCAAACTTTCCTGTTTGAATGTTCAGCGGGGAGCGTGTGCGTAGGGTGGCAACAAAATGTTCATAGAGGGCTTCAGCATGCTCAGGACGTGCTGCATCTGTGAAACTTGGTCGATTGCCTTTGCGCGTGTCTGCATACAGTGTGAATTGTGAGACCACCAGCACGCCACCACGAATATCTACAACGGATAGATTCATCTTTTCGGCATTGTCCTCGAAGATGCGCAAGGCTAATGTTTTTTCTGCAAGCCGTTCTGCGTCGCGTCTCGTATCGCTATGTGTCACACCAAGCAGCACCAGTAAGCCCTGCTGAATCTGCCCTACACACTCACCTTGCACGACCACTGCAGCACGCCGAACGCGCTGAATTAAAGCTCTCATTATTCAATGCGAAATCCGCCCCTTTGACAAAAGGTTATGAATTTTTGCAGGTGTAGTTTTTCAGAGTGTGGCACTGCTCGAAGTGCAAGCGTCAGGGCATCGGCAAGTGTGCGGGCATCTCTGTCGGAAATGGTATAGCCATCGTTGGAAAAGTAGCAGCGTTCCCATTCCAAGCTCGGCGCATCAAGTGGTCGCCAGCCATGCTCTTTAGCAAGCAAGAGCGTCTCTTCCCAGTGATGATTTGAAAAGTAGAAGCGTTCGAAGTTTTGTACCAAGTCAATTGCCATCTGTCGCTTTATCGTCGCAACTGCCGAAGAATTGCACGTTCGTCTAATTCTTCTACCAAGTTGCCTTTGTCATCATAGCGCTTGACGTGAATTTTCTCACCCTCGCGGTAAGTGTTGATTTCCTCGAGTTTGCCCTCCTCAGAGTAGATGTACTCTTCACCATCACGACGCCCGTCTTTATAAGTTCGATAGATTTTCATCAAACCATTGGCAGCATACTGCCGCCATTCTCCTGTGCGCTCGCCGTTCACATAGTTTTCCTCGATTTCCAGTGCACCGCTGTTGTGGTAGGTTCGCTTGGTACCTTCAAGCAAGCCTCTGGCATTGATTGCTGTCTCCTCGCGCAGGCGACCATTAGGGTGATAAAAGTAATACTTCACAAAAGAAATCAGTGTGTCGTTGCGGTAGGTTGCGCATGATTGAATTTTGCCATTTTCATAGAACTCGCACACTTTGCCCTGCCGTAGCCCATTGCGAAAGCGTGCTTCCGACTTTAACTGTCCACTCTCATAATACTCACGGCGCACACTATCCATCTTGCCATTGATGTAGTATTCTTCTATGCGTACTTGTCCTTTCTCTGTGTATTCACGAAAGAACCCGCTCGGGGTCTCACCGATATAAACCATCTCAGCACGAAGTTTGCCATTCGGATAGTAAAGTTTTTTCACCGTAGGCTGCTGCGCCAGCACCAAGTCGTAGAGAAAGAAGCATAGCACAGCCAGAGCTAAAGTCCTCATTGGTCGTCAAAATTTTGTGCAGCGCGTCTATTCCGATTGAGCAATGACTTTTGGAACTTTAAAGAATCGATCTTGAAAATCAGGTGCGTTTTTGAGTGCCTCCTCATTCGAGATAGACCCCGTAGGCACGTCATCACGCAAGACATTGATACGCTCATTCATGTTTTGAAGGGGCTCAACATGCGTTGTATCAATCTCATTGAGCTTCTCAACATATTTGAGAATCGTATTGAGCTCAGCTGTCATTTTCTCTTTCTCTGCCTGCGAGAAAGAGAGCTTTGCAAGCATTGCAATGTATTCTACATCCTTTTTTGATACCGCCATATGCTCTGAATTTTCATAAAGCTACACATTTGCGCCTTTTTGCAAAAGTGCTCTAAGACAACATTACACGCAACAACTTATACGTGCAGTGCACAAAACGTTTGAGCAGCGCCGTGCCGTTAAGGGGCAAAAGAATAAAACATGAAGTATGCCTTTTCTCTCATCGCAGTTCATGGCAACGGCGGTGGTGGATTTCGCTTTGAGCGCATTCAGCCCTTCATTCCAAGTGAAGTGAAGTTTCTTGCGCCCACACTGCCCGGGTTCGACCATGTAGCGCAAGATTACTCGCTGCGTACGCTCAAAGATTACGCTTTCAAATTGCATGAGATGATATACCATGCTCCGCGCCCTATTGTCATGCTCGGCACTGGCATCGGCGGCTCTATCGCTTTGGAATTTGTACAACACTTCGAATCCGACGTGCGCGCCTTGATTCTGCATGCACCAGTTGGCACGCGCCTCAAAACGCGGCTTTTTCCAAACTTGATGAAACCTCTGTGGATACGACGCCTTGGACAGCAGTTGTTTTCGTCAAAACTGACTCGCCCGATTTTCTCCGCCCTGCTGTTTGAATCACCACAAAACATTCCACCTGACTATGTGCAGCGATTTTTCGAAGCCTATCGGCACTGCGCTGCCTTCGCACAAATGTTTG
This genomic window contains:
- the kdsB gene encoding 3-deoxy-manno-octulosonate cytidylyltransferase yields the protein MKHKVAIVIPARLRSTRLPEKMLADLAGKPLVVHTYQRAKQAKLADTVVLAVDDKKILEAVSPFGCEVRLTPKRLKSGSDRVAFLAAELNAEIIVNVQGDEPLIHPKMIDQVIAQMLVSPMPDCATLVKVIRDNTLLNNPSVVKVVLDKDGYALYFSRSAIPYPRHVMAHAKFYKHIGIYAYTRKTLHAFSRLRPSRLEQIEGLEQLRLLENGYAIKCALTTHDSQAVDTAEDLKKSPRAHKQKCAIIFQSPFVFSNPLLIFSTHICALSSVRATMTTRSTFQNRLCNMQS
- a CDS encoding D-tyrosyl-tRNA(Tyr) deacylase; this translates as MRALIQRVRRAAVVVQGECVGQIQQGLLVLLGVTHSDTRRDAERLAEKTLALRIFEDNAEKMNLSVVDIRGGVLVVSQFTLYADTRKGNRPSFTDAARPEHAEALYEHFVATLRTRSPLNIQTGKFGAAMQVELINDGPVTILLESLQ
- a CDS encoding Asp-tRNA(Asn)/Glu-tRNA(Gln) amidotransferase GatCAB subunit C produces the protein MAVSKKDVEYIAMLAKLSFSQAEKEKMTAELNTILKYVEKLNEIDTTHVEPLQNMNERINVLRDDVPTGSISNEEALKNAPDFQDRFFKVPKVIAQSE